ATCCGAATGACTATCGGGGAAATGAGCCTGCTCATCACAAAAGGGCAATATGTCCTGCCGAATAAAGCTGTGGAAAACAATTTTCAATTTACCTATCCCTATTTGGAAGAAGCGTTACGTAATATTGAACGTTCACATTGACTGATTAGATAAATGTATATTTTTTCAATTGTGGATAATCCTAAGCGTAAAGTGAGGGATTGTTTATGAGAGGCAAACCAAAAATTGAGAACGAGAAGTTTTTATCAAAAATGCAGGAAGTCTCGTATCAGAAGGAATTCAGGCGTGCTGACAAAACGTATAACCAGCTGACGCAAAAAGGAAACCGAAGTTAATGCTTTGGTTTCCTTTTTATTTATCCACAAGTTTTTCTGGTGTTGTGAATAACTCCTGGAACTCCCTCCACAAGCCATCCATTTATTCACACCTTAATTGTGTATAAAAATTCATGTACCTGTGGATTATGTGGATATTAGACAAGAGTTTTGTGTGTAACTTCATTCTCCTGTTGATAATATTGTGGATGGTTTAGTATCCGCATAGCATCATTCCATGCATCCGCTTTTCGCTTACCAAATCCGTACCCTGTTTTAATATTAGTTGTCTCCAATGCTAAAGCCGCCTGCCAAATAGCCATTTTATTAACATTCCAAATGTAGATAACCGTCGTACCAGCATCCACAATATCGATTTCAAATTCTTTATCAAGAAAAATAGCCCGTAAGATCATTATCTTTGTCAAATTTGTAATAGAATCATGGTACAAAATTAAACAGCTGACCATCGCATTATCCCCTTAGAATTGTTCTTTTTATAAACATAATATTATATGTGCATAAATAGCACAATAAAATACCCTTTTCGCACTCTCAATCATGATAGGATTATATGTATCTCATTAGGAAATTTGGATTTTTTCCCCAATTTTATTGCAGAGTGTGATAATCATGAGTTTGGAGAAAATGGCATATAACATAAAATTCTTCCGGGAACTGAACGGCTGGACACAGGAAAAGCTGGCCGATAAGTTAAATATTTCCCGATATGCTGTGATACGGTGGGAAACGAACAAGGTAGTTCCGGATATTGAATCTCTGATAAAACTCAGCGAACTGTTTGATGTTACGATTGATCATATTGTTGGGAATCATTCGATTCGCGAGGATTTATTAAAAGACTTCAAACGCATTTACAGTTCCAAATCAAAATCTTTCGATGAAGAAGCTGTCGAATTGGTTGAATACTTAATGGAAAATCCGTCATTCAAGAAACAGATTTTCCGATTGCGTAATCTGCCAATCAAAAAGCAAAAATCTATTCATGATATGTTTGAAAATATAATTGAACAAATTGAGAAAATATAGTTGAGTGAATAAATCACTCAACTTTTTTAATGGTGGGCCATATTAATCGCTGAATGCCGAAGTTCACAAAGATTATGTCGAAGTTCACAGAAGAAAAGCCGAAGTTCACAATTGGTTTGCTTGAAGTTCACAATTAAAACGCCGAAGTTCACAACTTGTTCGCCTATCTCCGTCCAGCTGCATTCTGGAAAGCCCCGCCAACCTCTCCAAAAAGTATTCTTTTATACAGAACCTTTTTCGGTTATAGTTCGTATAGAAGTTATCCCCCATGATTGGAGTGAACAAAATGGAAGAAATGGGAGCTTTACAATTATTTAGTGAAATCAACTGGGCCATTATCGCACCGTTTTTAGTCATTCAGGCAATTCTGCTTGTCGTCGCACTGATTGATGTGATTCGAATTGATCGAACAAACGGACCGAGATGGATGTGGGTCCTGATCATTTTACTTATTAGTTTATTTGGTCCAATTGCTTATTTCATATTTGGAAGGAGGCAGGATTAGATGACCCTGCTTACGGTCAACAATCTGACCAAAAAATTTAACGGCAAACCAGTGGTCAATCAAGTCAGCTTTCGGTTCCAGTCTGGCAAGTGCATTGCATTGATTGGACCAAATGGCGCGGGCAAAACAACGACATTACGCATGTTATCGGGATTAATTAAATTATCAGGCGGCTCTGTAACATTTGCCGAGATGAACAAAACTGATGACAATCGGAAATATATTGGCTATCTCCCGCAATATCCTGTCTTCTACTCATGGATGACCGGAAAAGAATTTCTTGTTTATGTCGGGCAACTGGCGCATCTATCAAAAGAGAAGGCGGTGAAACGTGCCGAATCCCTTTTGGAACGAGTTGGGCTGACTGAGGCAAAAAACCTCCGTATCGGAAAATATTCTGGCGGTATGAAACAGCGGCTTGGAATCGCTCAAGCTATTATCCATCATCCTAAATTACTTATGCTTGATGAACCGGTATCGTCGCTTGACCCGATTGGCCGGCGCGAAGTATTAACGTTAATGGAAGAGCTGAAAGAGGATATGACGATTTTATTTTCCACTCACATTTTAGGTGATGCGGATGAAGTAAGTGATGAATTGGTGTTGTTACATGATGGGCGAATCGTTGAATCAGGTTCCATGGACGAACTTCGCCGCAAATACCAAACATCAAAAATTGAACTTGGTTTTCAGGAGGAAGCCGAAAATTATCAGGCCAAAATTGAGAATCTATCATCCGTGGAAAATTGTTATCTGGAGCGGGCTGCAATTCATGTCACAGCCAAAGATATTGATTTGGCAAGAAAAGAAATTCTCACAGCCGCTGTAAATGAGGAATGGCCGCTAACCGACTTTTCCGTAAGCCGTGCATCACTGGAAGACATGTTTATGAAGGTGGTGAACAGCTAATGCAGTGGATGACACTTTTTAAAAAAGAATTCATTGAGAACATGCGAAATTTCAAATGGATCTGGGTACCGCTTGTTTTGATTTTAATCTCAATCATGGACCCGATTTCAAGCTATTATTTACCGCAAATCATTGATGCTGTCGGCGGCATGCCTGAGGGTACTGAATTCCAGCTCCCTGAGATACAACCAAGCGACGCGATTAGGATGAGTCTATCGCAAATGAGTTTAATTGGGGTAGCCGTAATTGTACTGATGTCGATGGGGACAATTTCTGGAGAACGAAAAAGCGGTGTTTCCGAACTTGTTTTGGTTAAGCCAGTTTCCTATGCCAATTACATAACGGCAAAATGGGCGTCCATATTGCTGCTGACACTCGCATCATTTGCAGTGGGGATTTTGGCCAGCTGGTACTACGTGAACTTATTATTCGGTGACCTATCGTTTGGAGCACTTCTGCAAATATTTTTCTTTTATGGATTATGGCTGGCACTAGTCGTATCATTATCCATTTTTTACAACACGATTGTTAAAATACCCGGACTTGTAGCATCTTGCACCATAGCTACAATCATAGTAATGAAACTGATTACAACTATTTTCGGTCATTTATTGGAATGGAGTCCCAACAACATATCAGGTTATATTCAGCAAATGCTCGTCTCAGGCAGTGTTCCGTCGGAGTTAACCGGAGCTGCGATTGTAACAGCTGTAATGATCGTTTTACTTGTTATTGGATCAATTTATACGTTTAAAAATAAAGAATTGGCGAATTAAAAGTAGCCGGTAAAAAAGAGTTTTATCAAAAGAAAAATCCGAACTAACTTGAAAGTGGTGCAAACAACCGCTCCGGAAATATACTGTGGTGCTCGTCGTGTTGCAAGTGATTTCGGAGAAGAAGCACTCCTCGCAACTCGAAGCTTACTCGGTAGATGTTTCGCTCGTCGCTTTCCGCGGGCGGTTGTTGAGCCTCCTTGCGCTCGACGTATTGCAAGTGATTTCGGGGATGTTCCACTCCTCGCAGAAAAGATCCTACCGCGCTGCGGAATCTCATCCAGGCCTTTCCCCCCGCAGGAGTCTACGTATATTTCCTACGCTTGACCCGTGCATTGTTCGCTTCTTTCCCTGCACTTTTTTGTTATGTCCCAGCATCAACTTAAAAAGGACTGGCGCAC
The genomic region above belongs to Virgibacillus doumboii and contains:
- a CDS encoding YfhE family protein, which codes for MRGKPKIENEKFLSKMQEVSYQKEFRRADKTYNQLTQKGNRS
- a CDS encoding helix-turn-helix domain-containing protein, encoding MAYNIKFFRELNGWTQEKLADKLNISRYAVIRWETNKVVPDIESLIKLSELFDVTIDHIVGNHSIREDLLKDFKRIYSSKSKSFDEEAVELVEYLMENPSFKKQIFRLRNLPIKKQKSIHDMFENIIEQIEKI
- a CDS encoding PLD nuclease N-terminal domain-containing protein, yielding MEEMGALQLFSEINWAIIAPFLVIQAILLVVALIDVIRIDRTNGPRWMWVLIILLISLFGPIAYFIFGRRQD
- a CDS encoding ABC transporter ATP-binding protein, translating into MTLLTVNNLTKKFNGKPVVNQVSFRFQSGKCIALIGPNGAGKTTTLRMLSGLIKLSGGSVTFAEMNKTDDNRKYIGYLPQYPVFYSWMTGKEFLVYVGQLAHLSKEKAVKRAESLLERVGLTEAKNLRIGKYSGGMKQRLGIAQAIIHHPKLLMLDEPVSSLDPIGRREVLTLMEELKEDMTILFSTHILGDADEVSDELVLLHDGRIVESGSMDELRRKYQTSKIELGFQEEAENYQAKIENLSSVENCYLERAAIHVTAKDIDLARKEILTAAVNEEWPLTDFSVSRASLEDMFMKVVNS
- a CDS encoding ABC transporter permease is translated as MQWMTLFKKEFIENMRNFKWIWVPLVLILISIMDPISSYYLPQIIDAVGGMPEGTEFQLPEIQPSDAIRMSLSQMSLIGVAVIVLMSMGTISGERKSGVSELVLVKPVSYANYITAKWASILLLTLASFAVGILASWYYVNLLFGDLSFGALLQIFFFYGLWLALVVSLSIFYNTIVKIPGLVASCTIATIIVMKLITTIFGHLLEWSPNNISGYIQQMLVSGSVPSELTGAAIVTAVMIVLLVIGSIYTFKNKELAN